One Arachis hypogaea cultivar Tifrunner chromosome 18, arahy.Tifrunner.gnm2.J5K5, whole genome shotgun sequence genomic window, ATGTTATTAGTAGCAATGTTAGATTAATTTCTTCAAATTATTATCACTTTAATTTGTGGATCTTTCCAATGTGTATTATATCCTTACTGCTTGTTAAGATAACTCATCAACACAAATCCTTAGTGGTGTTGTCTTATGCAAACGCTGCAAAactaaagcagaaaaataaaattacttgCTAATATAGTAACAAAAACCAATAAAAGTTATTGAAAGACTTTTAAGTTTATACGAATAATAAATAGgcaactactcaaatgaagatgctaaaaacatctttttatgaagattcttgtgttaaaagtgtactttgtttgtttagccacactttaaaaaaaataacacttttgtaacacatcaaaatcaaaccatacatttcatcatctaatggtaaaaaagaagcatcttcatataaagacaataataaaatcttCATGGTAGTATCCACCTAATAAATAAATAGCATGGTTTCTAgaaatttctataattttatatttttgttattatgatataaaatttacaaCTTTATCAACTGTAAGGTAACGTTTGTTTTCAAAGATTGAGAGATTGGAATTCAGTATTATTTTAGTGGTGAGAGATTGGAACTAAAATTCTAATtcccaaacttaaaatttcaaTCTTTTCGTCTTTTCAGTATCTCCAGAAAGTGAAAATACAAAGGACTGAAATTTGTGGAGactgaaactaaaattttaataatatttattctaaaaaatactctcagttaacttttaaaattttaaatctaccTCTCAATTTCTAtaattatcttaaattaaatataaaactgaGACATAACTCAATTCAGTATATTTTATACCAAATATAATACAGAAGTTTAATTTAGTCTCTATCTCTCAATCTCTATCTACCAATCTCAGTTTCTCGATCTCTATTGCATATCAGCATATGCATTAAAAAAATGTCTTATGGGGGCATGCTTAAATTTTAACCTTTATTTTTTCTAATCATTATTTCTCTTTAAACATCAACCCTATAAAGAAATTCCCCTCATGATGGCATGACATGATGGATCCATAAACATTGAGCAATTAATCTATTATCAAATTCACCACTTGGGTGCTAAAAACTGCACTAGCAACTGCATAGACAGCTGCATTTGAtgtaacaacaaaacaaaaaaaggatTAGTTGCATATAAACTGAAATTTTGTAATCTACATTATGCTCATATACGAACATTAAGTGAGTGTGACACTTTGTGTGACAAAGACTAGTGGTCCAAATCCAAAATATAAGGATAATGCATTGAACCTTATTCCAAAACTCCAAACAACATTATCTATATACCATTGGCTTCCTCAAAACCACTAGCTATAAACGGCTTTCTGCCTCTGGTTTTATTTTGTCCAAATCTTTGGTACTTTCCTTAGTTTAGTAACATCCTTTTCTGTACATAAATAACAACACCATGCACCTTCACTTAGCCACACAACCACTACAAATTACAATCATCAAGTGTATCATATATCAACTTGTGTAAATAATTTGAAAACAAAGAATTAGTTACAAATGTGTGTTCAGGTAATAGCATTAGCAAAGGTTAGAGTTGTGGAGGCCTTGAAGGATCAAGGAGTGTGTAGGTGGAACCATGCCATAAGATCAGCTAAGAAACATGTTGGAACATTGTCTcgggaaaagaaaaacaagaacaagattCCTTTCTCATCATCTACTATGGTTAATTCCTGCCACAACAAATTGAAGGAGTCTGAGGAATCATTGAGACCTGTTATGTACCTAAGCTGCTGGGGTCCAAACTAGGACTTGTCTTGCCTCTGATTGAACCTTGATGCATGCATGGTGGGGACTCAGTTTTTATTTATAGAGCAATGTTGACTTCTAATGGTGCATGTGTGCATAGAATCCAAAGTTGGTTCTCCATTTTGATAGATATTGATTGATGTAAAAATCCTGATAACTGAAATATAGGTGTTGAGCAATTTCATTTGCCTCTTTTTTTGTGTGTGTTCTTTTAGCATTTTCTGTTTTTTATACTGCTAGtttatttaatcctctctagCTAGGCCAAcattttgaatatatttttttatctgatCAAACTTCACTTGATTTTCACTTAAATTAGCTAGTGCTAACATACTTTACTttgtttacaaaaaaaaaaatggtgGATTATAAATTGAAGCACTCTTACTTTCTCCTAACATTTAGAAACAACTCAACAAAAAGTGAGTGCAACCATATTATATAAAATCCATCTCCTTGACCATTGCACCTTTATATAACTCTGCATTCTGTAAAATCATTCCATGACCTAACTAGTTGATTATCAGAAGAATATTAAGAAGTCTTCAAGTTTTGAATCAGAGAAAAGTAGCTTTGGAGTAGGGTGTTTGATTGTTTCCAAGCATATTACCATTGATCCTGAATTATTTAGCCATTCTTAATAATATAGTAGTTTTAAATTATGGTCTATTATTGTAGATGTAGCCATATAATATTGCTGTTGTAGTACATACTAGTACATCAGCATCATGGTGgctatatatactattttttttcccACTATTTTTGTATTGCATCACAATTACAATTACTAGTAGATAATAGCAATTTAAAATTGTGCCCACTGTTAAATAAATCTATTGATAAAAAAGGGATAAAAAATGCCCTCATGCAAGAGGGGCCACATAAGGATCAGTGGGTTTTCTTGTGTTGTCATTCTTAATAACACCAATTATGGGTAATGTTACTAACATCATAGCACATCATTGCAGCATGGCTTTATAGGAATagtcttttaagttttaaaagaaGCTTTCTTCTGTTATTTTCAAACACAAGAAGAATCCAACAAAATGAGGGAAAGAAATGTCAATTTGGTAAAAGCATGCATCCATCCATCCATCCAACGCTTTTCCCCCTtgtatattttcttctcttttttgtgGTTTAGATTTGAAGCCAAGTTGATTGTGGATGCTGATTTTGTATTTGTTCTTATCTAAATCACTTTTAGCTTGAAAGCACAGAAACCACAGCTTCCTCTTCTCCCCCCCTATACCTTTTCTGTGTATTTACCACTTAATTATTGATATACGATGTCATTATGTTtatgaaaattataaattaaatagggAACAAAAggaaatcaaaaataataaaatcagatTAATATATTGATGCAGGCATGTGCTGCAATAGCTGAATCATTTAGCAGACAGCAGCACACAGTTACAGATCAATGAGTAAACTAACACCAATTCTAAAATATTGTTAACAAAGATCAAAACAATAAACCAAACACCATATAATTTgtgatataattattattttatttgacttATAACATGAATAAGCTGATCAAATATTCCAATTAAATCACCCATATCGAAATCTTATTacaaatttgataaatttaattcaattcaatttaaattttaagaaaaaggtAAAAACTTACCAATAAGAATTTTTATTTCTAAagcttcaacaacaacaaaaactttgttaaagagataaaaaaaaaaaccaatcaatttcacaaattttaCGTAGTTATACATATTCTTACAACATGATTAGTTTGGAAAATAAATGAGTTACACAATTAGTAAGAAATGAAAAGATGGGTGATGCTAATGTTGTTGTATGtgaaaaaacataaaaagaagtaGCAAATGATTGCATAGATGGTAGAATCAAAGCAACTGTAAAGCCCGGGAACCCACAAACAGCTCCAACCGGACCTCAAAAACACAAATCAAATACACACAGTTTATGAAGCATTCAGATCCGACTTGGTTTGTTCATTCATTCGGATCACGCACTTCACACTTCAAACTTCACACAGTAAAAATTTCACACCCCAAATCCGAATCCCTTTTCTGCTACCAAATTGTCTCACTCATTAAAAGGTACTAACCAGTAACGACCACCATTTTggacaaaacacacaaaaaaatataagTGTTTTCGGATCAAAAACAACGTGTGAGGTCACTCTCAACAACCTTTGTGTTGTTTTCTTACTACGTTCAAGTGCTTTCAACAACAGAGGCACAATTTTTTCTGCTACAAGAATACCCAAATCTGGCTTCAGACCCTTCACACAACAAATCACGAAGTTTGAAACTTTCGGAGCAATTGTGAGACCCCAGTTGCCGGGAGTTTGTTTTTCCGGCGAGATTCCGGCGAAGAATGGCTGTGGAGAGTGAGAAATCAGGGTCTGATGGTAAAGGTTGGAGCTTTTGTAGAATGCCGTTTTGGCAAACAACGCATgcaccttcttcatcttcttcttcttcctcaacatCTTATATGCACAATGTTCATCAGCAAAACCAGGGTCTTCAATCTCTTGATAGATCCACCCAGAATCAGTCTTCAGGAATGGTTTCTTCTGTGGCAAAGTCTCTGCTTCCTACAAGGAGGAGGCTCCGTCTTGATCCTCCCAACAAACTCTACTTTCCTTGTATGTATCTTATGAACTTATTTAGTCACTGATTTCTGTTTTCTTTCTTATTATTAACTTTTTGGATTGCATTATTTTCTGTTAAGATTCATTGCTGAATGAGTAGTGATATACTTATTATCTTAAAATTGTCTTAAACATCCTTCTAAATACTAATGAGGTATAAAAGATTAGGAGGATGCTTTGGATGATCGTTTATAGGAATAAATAATTACTCTGGTTGAATTGGTGTTtctgttttaacttttaagtgcTTTGCTTGTATCATTTATCCTCTAAGGTATTGAGAGTTTTATGATTATAAATATCAAGACAAATCTATTTATTTGTTAATTCTGTTTTTTTCCCTTGTTTTATTGTTATTAGGAATTTAGGATCAAGAATATGATTTGAGTTCCAGTGAATTCTTTTGGATGAATTTGATtcattttgaatttgttttgaagATGAACCTGGCAAGCAAGTTAGGAGTGCAATCGCGATTAAAAACACTAGCAAGTCTCATGTAGCTTTCAAGGTGAGGTTTATCCCTTATGATGAGTTAGTGATTAAATCTTCATTGAAACTTTTCTGGCACTCACTGTCAATGTATGTTGACATTTGGCACCTCTTGGGACAATTTTGGATTGTTTTAATCAACCTACAAAATTGAAATATTAGATCAGAGAAGTTTCTTAGGTAGACTGCTTCAACAACTGTGACAAGAATTGAGAGAACTGTCTTTTGAACTGTGGGAAAGAAATGAGACGAGTCAGTTAGAAGTAGTGGAAGTCTGTTAGTGTAAAGTTAGTTTAGTTAGCTTTCTGTTacttaaaaataatccaatacaGAAATGTGCATGTACTACTATGTACACTAGTAATCCCTATACAAGCCAGAATTGCAGCTCATTTACATCAGAATGAATAGGTTCAATTCATTTGTATCAGTTTTGTTTTCTTCTCTGTTCTATATTGAGTTCACCTTCTTTAGATAAACAGTTTTGAATTCTTGAAGAAAGTTTTCGACACTGACTTGATGATAGGAAGCATGACATTGATATGGTATAAGGATGTTCCTATCGAGTTTCACATCATATTTTTATAGGATAGTGAACACTTTTCTGTTGTTGTATATTGTCATGTTATATACCAGTAGCTTTTTTGTTGTATAATCCACTTAAATTGCTGCTAACtgacatttttgttttgtttccatcTTAGTTTCAAACAACTGCACCGAAAAGTTGTTATATGCGGCCTCCAGGTGGTATTCTTGCACCTGGAGAAAGCATTATTGCCACTGGTAATTTGTCCTTCAAAACGTGATTCTACAGTTTAGTCAAGTACTTTGAATTTGGTGAATCCTGCTTAACAACTTTAGGTTAACATATTTGGCAGTGTTTAAGTTTGTCGAGCCACCAGAGAACAATGAGAAACTACTTGACCAAAAAAGCAGGGTTAAGTTCAAAATCATGAGCCTCAAAGTGAAGGGAGAAATGGACTATGTACCAGAGCTGGTAATTTGCTTATGCTTTTCCTCCAAGACATTGATATCGACcttcattgtttttattttttatacttgcTTGTTTTCATAAGCTGACTCTGTAACTTTTCTTTCTGCTGTTTTTTTATgcttaaagtttttttttattggatttggATTCCAACCTTGTCATGGTCTCTCATCCCCACCATTGATTTGATCactttgaaaaaatagaacttaAAAAGATAAACAAGCAAGTGAAGATGTGAACATGAACTTGTCATGTTAATTTTGAACGTGAGAGGATTGAATCCTTTTCTATGTATGTCATAATATCCGATTTCTAAGTCAAAACATTTAGTATAGACGAAGGATTTTGATAATGTGACTCATAATTTGTCAGTTTATCCATCTAATGATTAATAAGCCAATCATATTGTATTTATTGTGTATTGATTTGTACATTTATGATGGAATGGTTTATTGAATAAAACAtgcttttagtatatatatactcAATGCAGAATGCTTCTGTATGCTGATCAAAGTTGTGAAATGTAATTCTTCCTGCAGTTTGAGGAGCAAAGAGATCAAGTGGCTGTAGAGCAAATTCTGCGGGTCATCTTCCTCGACCCGGAACGCCCTAGCCCTGTAAGATTAGTTTGTCTCAAATATGTTATATGATCTTATAGCTTTCTGTGTGGAGTTAGAATCTAAAACATTGTTTCTCAAAGGCTTTGGATAAGCTTAAACGGCAGTTGGCCGAGGCTGAGGCTGCACTGGAAGCTCGGAAGAAACCCCCGGAGGAGACAGGTCCTCGACTCGCCGGGGAAGGTCTAGTTATTGATGAATGGGTAAGACACACACTTCTATACTTTTTGCTACCCCAAGCTTGGTGTATATTGGATTATGTTTTCATTTCAAGTTAAAATTCTGTTCCCTCTTGCTTGTTCCTTCtgcagaaagaaagaagagaacgaTACTTGGCTCGGCAGCAGGTCGAAGGTGTCGTGGATTCAGTGTAAAGTATATAGCATTTCTGTTCTTTTGTCCAATTTTATGTTCAGAAACTGAACTGTCTGGCCACTGATTTGTCAAATGTGGTTGAGTGATCTAGAGAAGTGCTATTAAGAGATTGAAAACACTGAataatttttcattttgaataatgTTTGTGGTGTTAAGTGCGAGTGAATCAATGCTACCATCGGCTGAACTTAAAATTTCTATGCTATATCTTCTCTTACAACTTGTAGATAGCTTGTTTCTTTTGAATGAGATTTTTGAACTGATTCTTCACTTAATTTCATCTTTATCATTGCTGTGGTTGGATTTGCCTCAGTTGGAAATAGTTATCTTATTGATCAAATCATATTCAAATATCTTGATTATATTCAGTTTCATTGATTTAAAGAAAATCAATTTAGTCAAAGCAATATATGCTTGAATGCATGACAAAGGTGACACAACAGCTTCTTGTTTTATGAACAACTTCAAATAAGTCAATATCTTCATCCTTTATTATTAGAAGTTTACTTTCCTTTATGAACTTCTTCAAGTGACTACAGTAGTATTGGtatttgtgtgtgtatatataatcAAAATTGTGAAGAACCAAAATGATTATGCCTAGAGTGTTTTTAACTAATATCTTTGGAGCACTTTTAAGATATTCAAAATGTTGAATTGTGAAGTTAGCATGTTCATTCTTTATGATCTGGAACACTACAAACAAACTCAAATTCCACTTCCATTGATTTGGGTAGAAGATGGCAGCATCCCACGTATGTTTTGGCTTCTATATACACTAGAAAACTAGAAAAGTATCCTAAAAGAGGGTGTGCTTTCACTTAGTAGGATTGGTCTTCATTTCTGAAACAATAAAGGGTGTTAGCTGGATAAAGTAACTAAAAGCAAGTAATTGGTTCTATACAAGACGCTTTCTATTTAATTTAGcacaattatattatattatacatggaaaatttatgaaataataaaaaaatacacacatatatataaatatatattgatttTTTGACTGATTTAATAactgatatttttatatataaataatatttttgaatatctATAACTGAAAAATCCTCAATTTTGAGGATGGATAAACACATAAATAGTATCCatctttttttaatctaaaattgtAAACAAGTTGTAGCTATAAATTAGACACAAGTTAAATTAATTGACAATTAGCTAGCAGCCACTATCATTATCTAAATTATGGTAAAGCAAATATGGATTTAACTAAACTCAAGATAGAATAATAATTCCTCATCAAGATCCCAAAGTGGAGAGGTGAGAGGTCCACTTAATAAAGTGAGCATATGAGAATACAAATCTCCTTTTTACAAAAGCAATATCTTGATGTGTAAGTGCCAATTTTgtggaataattattttaatcccTAAGGTTAGCATCATTAGTATTGATGATTGAGCTgcaaatattttttagttaaccTGTTATTAAGAAAATATAAACTTAAAATGAGAGTGCTATAAAGTCAGTTATTACTTACTAGGTCCACAGCTCCTATTTTATTAGGAGGCAATTCATTATGGAGTATATGAAAATCTTTTGGTGCTATGAggtgcaattttaattttaattataattcaaATCTTATATCTAACAAAGTCTTCGTGTCACTATCTCGTTACTTTTGATATGGTTTCTTTATAATGCAAAATAATAGTAAGTCTTTGTTTTATATAAAGACTGGGTTAAAATATTTAGCAAGGTGTCGTCAGTGAATATTTGCGAGATCCTCAATACCtaagtatataataaataagccATAaacctattatataaaattagatATCGATAATATAATGTATCAGAAAAGCTTCGCATACAAGCGATTAAGGCTTGTAAGCCTTACAAGTCCAAAAAATAACTTCTCCCGAAAACACGCTCCTAATATTATGTATCTTTCACGCGCTATATAACAGAACGCGCGAATATATAATTTCCAATTTTTAAAAGATCTCgtttccttcttcgttctccTTCTTGCCAAATTTCTTCGTTTTCCTTCTTGCGCGTCTTTCCCTGCcttttcgatcgttcttttcgCTATGTTTTATCATTCGTTTGTTCTTCGTTATTGACGCGAGTTTCTCTTTCTGTAGCTCTAGGttcgttttttttcgattttgtagtttctgaaatcaaattttgaactcgttttgaagataatggatgattcaacttcagattgtcagctgaatcagggcaaaatggattttgaatttgaatctaacgaagttcctaaGGTTTGATTTACATTCAGCTTATTATGATTACTCTGAATTTGATGCAGTTATTGGTTTATGATTGTCtagctgaataattcgtgaacattgactgtgaaactaATGCGTGAAcataaatctgtggattgaatctaatgtattagttttgattaattatctgcaatttatagcagacgctcgggtgtagatcagaattttttgggtgtattttaggggaagtgtgggtgtatttacaaTTTATggctttttttgttatttaagttgagttgttgtcgttcgggtgtattagATCAGAAAttattgggtgtatttttagtttttgacatggtgtattctgcagcctctctgtgttgttgatgaccagtttgttcccaaggttggaatgacctttaccacccttgaagatgctggaaaattttacagggaCTACGCCAAGactgcaggtttttctacaagagtttggagcacaaataggaaaggaaacgagattaagaatcaattgattacatgtagcagagagggaaaatgaaaatctaaaatatctccgaccgagaagacaaatccgacagccggtttaaactgtcctgcaagaatttatatacacacattgaaggatgttggtgcttggatcatttcaaaggttgtgttggatcattcacacccttgctgtccaagtaaagcagagatgctcaaacagcatagggaactaagcatgtccattcgtcgtacaatagagaataatgaGGAGGCTGGTATTAGACCAAgtaaaacttaccaatcatttgttgcggcagCCGGGGGTCACcacgagttaaattttattgaaaaggatgtgaggaattacattacgagagaagtgcggaatgtttctgaacaagatgcaaaggaattcggaaaatatttgttaagaatgaaagagaagaatcataatttcttttttgagcttgaactcgaggatgatcaatcgattaagcaggctttttgggccgatgcaagaagtagagatgcctttgagtatttcggagatgttatttcatttgacactacctacaatacaaacaggtaataaactgtccctgtttatgatgctaaattaatgttgttttatgaatctgccgcagaggtgtatattgTGTGTTTTTGGGTGTATAAAATCATTTTTTGGGTGTACGTAATGATTTTTcattctgcactatggtaatttgtttcaggtataatttggtttgtggttcttttgtcggggtgaatcaccacggtcagtcaacacttcttggatgctctttgatgaaaaacaaagaaattgaatcattcaaatggttatttcaatgttggcttcattacatgggaggaaatgctccgaaagggtttctcactgatcaatgcgcatcaatgaaaaggacTTTAGAGGCTTGTATGCCAataacaattcaccgttggtgtatttggcacatcatgaagaagattccaagcaaattaaacgggtacaagggacatgcaaaaattgaacaagaaatgagccaagttgtttggaactctcatagtaaagactcatttgataggaattggaatgattttctgctgaattttggtcttgtggacaagaAGTGGCTGTCAGATAATgttgtttaaaatctgcagcagaggtgtaaattgaaTTTtcttcgggtgtatttatagtctgtttttgggtgtattctgcagatctctatgaagaccatcatatatgggttccaatctatctggatcaccacttctgggcagggatgagaagcacacaaaggagcgagagcatgcattcattttttaacaagtttattacccggaatagctcgcttattcaatttgtcaaacaatacgataattgcctcggaagcagggagcaagcagagagagaattagatgctgcagattttcatacggtcataccgtgtgcaaccaaatcctccattgaagctcagtttcaagatgtgtacactcatcaaaagtttagggaagtccaagcacaatttAGAGGAAAGACGAATTGCATCACTAGATTAACGAATTCtactctaggctattcagtatacgaagttggagaacaagtttccagctcaatattcaacaaatttgtggttacttacgactcagtagcaaccgaggtaaaatgtcaatgcttattattcgagtcaagagggatattttgccgtcacgcactaagcgtgttaagttTTGAACGAGTAAGCCAAGTGTTacctagatatatactggaacgatggagcaagaaggtaaagaggcgacacacacacatcaaaagcagccacgacgagccactattggagccaagaagcaagaagtTTGAcgaattggtttttcgttcgcaaaatatttgcgaatttgtatcaaaatcggaggagctgactgcaattctgcaccgtgcgtatgataacgtcatggttgagatggaatcattgaaagtcaaaaggaaggggacatcttctttatctcacgaatacgccaacttggaatccgttaacgagcttcaaagccctccaaggattcgaacaagaggacgtccaaaaaataggctaggttcaaagttggacaaacatattgcaaatgcctcaaagaagaagaaaacgaaagttttaaacgaggtaaaagtgatgttctttaaatatgtggtgattgagtttaattttctcgttaatagtttagctaatatgtgagtttgttatatccagttaaacctctttgatgctgcatcagtggtgcattcaaattccagccaatatcaaggacgtgttataaattatcagttcagggtaccagcagcagcggataactctttgggtgtatagttacagaatatgggtgtaaaagcagtgttcttttgggtgtatttctaaatTTTCTTGTGtttcacattttacatatatatttcaTAATCTGCtgtttatgttataaaatattgtttgttttttttactacaatttaagggttttagggtttagggtttagggttttagggtttagggttttagggtttaggatttatggtttagggtttacggtttaggttttagtgtttagggtttaggttttagggtttaggattcagGGTTTTAGG contains:
- the LOC112771509 gene encoding vesicle-associated protein 4-2 — its product is MAVESEKSGSDGKGWSFCRMPFWQTTHAPSSSSSSSSTSYMHNVHQQNQGLQSLDRSTQNQSSGMVSSVAKSLLPTRRRLRLDPPNKLYFPYEPGKQVRSAIAIKNTSKSHVAFKFQTTAPKSCYMRPPGGILAPGESIIATVFKFVEPPENNEKLLDQKSRVKFKIMSLKVKGEMDYVPELFEEQRDQVAVEQILRVIFLDPERPSPALDKLKRQLAEAEAALEARKKPPEETGPRLAGEGLVIDEWKERRERYLARQQVEGVVDSV